Proteins encoded by one window of Salvia splendens isolate huo1 chromosome 7, SspV2, whole genome shotgun sequence:
- the LOC121810633 gene encoding pentatricopeptide repeat-containing protein At1g06270-like, translating to MKSIGYTPDCGNCNYLIVTLSKIDQFGEVVEVLKVMGGAGCDSYGGLIVELSEARKVDAVVEVVREMVCKEGGEAEGGDGGEGGGGDDEGLGGGQGGGDGGDVGGGGIWGV from the coding sequence ATGAAATCGATCGGATACACCCCCGACTGCGGCAACTGCAACTACCTAATTGTGACTCTTTCGAAAATCGATCAATTTGGGGAAGTGGTGGAGGTATTGAAAGTAATGGGGGGGGCGGGATGCGACAGCTACGGGGGATTGATTGTTGAGTTGAGCGAGGCGAGGAAGGTGGACGCCGTGGTGGAGGTGGTGAGGGAGATGGTGTGTAAGGAGGGGGGTGAGGCCGAGGGAGGAGACGGTGGAGAAGGTGGTGGGGGCGATGACGAGGGATTGGGAGGCGGGCAGGGCGGCGGAGATGGTGGAGATGTTGGAGGGGGAGGGATTTGGGGTGTGTGA